In the Bacteroidota bacterium genome, TCTACAGTACTTGTGTAAGTTACGGCATTTCTCATTTTCCAATATTCACCAAATTCATTAACGGTTCTAAAAGTTAATCCATTTGGTAATTGACTTACAAAAGAGCGTTCTGCCTGCAATTTAAAATTACGTGTTGGATGTATCAATAAGTTAGTTGGTGCACCATTGGCCATGTGCTTTTCAACACAATACAACCAACGACTCACATGACGAGGATAGTTCAAAGAATCCACCTTATCAGACACTTGTGCATCCGAAATCGTCATTGGAATTTCGTACAAGTTGGTAACTGCTCCTTCAAAAGCCATGTCTTTGTGAGCAATGTAAGGAAATGCCGTAAGCACATCATTACCGCTCATACTCGAACTATACTTATATCCTAAATCACTCATAGCATTAATTTGTTGGGTATGTTGATACAAATAACCCGGACGATAAGATTTAATATTGATACCTAATTCTGTATCAAGTAAACTTTTAGAAACTTCAACCTCACCATAAACAGAAGCACCTTGGGTAAAATTACCATTGTAATGCGGTAAATAATTGGTTACGGTGTTTCCAACAGCACCAACAGCTACTATAGATTCAATATCCATATCTGGAAAATGCCCTACTGAATGACTTGCAACTTCCTGGTTTTTTGAAACAAGATATTGGCGTTGAGTTGTATAACCATTCCAAAAATCACCTGCAATAAAGTCGTGAATATAATGCGTGGTAATAAAATAAGTTGCTCTAATATTTAAAGAATCTTCATAATCCGCATTAGGTACCATTAACAAGCATGAAGTAGCCGCATCAATATCATGTGTCATCATGATGGTAGCTTTAGTATCTCCCGGGCTTGTATGCTTCCAAACAGCATAAGGAACATGTTGTGCAAATAGCGCTTTTACCCACAAAATAAAGACATCGGCTGATGGCTCAAAACCATTCGAAAAAGTACGTTGTGCATTATAATCCAAATTTAATTGTGGTCGCAAAATCAAATCTTTAATCGACATTCCTAACGCATATGCATAGCCTGAACCGAATTGATTTTTTGTAATTGCAACTCCTCCATCTTCATAAAATGCTAATGGACTAGCTGAGGTAGTGATGTAACTTCGTGTGTCAAAAATGGTTGGATTATTATTTCTTCCCAAACTAATTTTTTGTTCCAAGGTATCATCAAACCAACGTAATGATGCATCGTTACTTCCCATGTTCCAACTCATTTGATAACGGGTATTTGAATTTGCATAACCGTCAATTCCAAAAACAAATTTTAAATCATTGTTTTTCATTCGAGGTAAAATAATGACACCACCATTCTTAACATAATTTGAAATTACACTGTCTTCAAATGCAGTAAATGCAACACTATCTAACCAAGAAGTGCACAACACAAAAGGATAATTTTGTACCGTTGCAACACTGCTCGAAACAACATAAGGAATACCGGCTACATCGAACATGTGTTTTGCGCTAAATAAATTGTTTTCAAATACTTCTCCATTTCGGCTACTAAAATCCAATATTGCAGCAGTTCTTTCTTTTTGCACAGTTGCAACTTGTATTTCATTTGAAATAACTTGTGAAGGTGCAGTACAACTTTTGCTGGTGGTTATTCGGCAAGTAATTCTATCTCCACTTACATTAAAATCGTTATACATAGAACTTTTTGTTGCACCGTTTATAGCTACACCATTTTTATACCATTGATAACTAGGAGTACTTCCTCCATTTGTAACCGTTGCTGTAAATGTAGCTGTAGTTCCTTGTGCAACACTAGTTGGACCTGTAATACTGGCCGACAACACATAACTGCTTACTGTAATTGTTTTCACTGATGAAGTAGCGAATGGTGATGATACACATACCAAACTGGAAGTCATTTTGCAAAATACTTTATCTTGATTATTAAGTGTAGTGCTTACAAAATCACCGGTGGTTGTTCCAACACTAATATTGTTTACAAACCATTCATAAACCGGAGTCTCACCTCCATTAACAGGATTGGGCGTAAATGTAACGGGTGCACCGGTACAAGTTGAAGTTCCACTTGTAGTAAGTGTTACTGAAGGAACTAAAGGGCTACCGGAGAAACTTCTGTTTCCACTTGGATTGGTTCCACTTACCGGTGTTTTTGTTCCGGCAATATTACCAACTACAGTTATTGCATTTGTTGGAATACTAGCGTCAAAAGTATTCCCTGCACAAATTGTTGCTGAAATATCATAAGCAAGGAAAAAATAATAGGAATCTAAATCTAAATTGTTTACTCCCGGAACTGAAAATGTTATTGTTCCACTTGGGTTAGCAATACTGTCTTTTAACACAGCTGTTGAAAAATCATTCACTGTATTAAAATAAAGTTTTGCGGCTTTAACTGCCGTATTATTTGAATTGAGCATGTTGAAGGAAATTTGGCTAACGCCCCAACCGCCTGTATTATTAGTAGTGGTACCATCAAACTGCCCCCACAAAATTTGTTGATTTTTTGCACCCGGCACTAATGTTCCAGAAACCTGGTAAAATCTGCTTTGAGCATATTTGGCACTAGTAATTGTTACAGTAACTACAGAAGAACTTACTGTTGGAGTTGAAATACAAGCTAAATCAGAACTCATGATACAATACACCTCAACTGTATCTGTGATATTAGTAAGTGTGTATGCTCCGGAAGTTGTTGCTACAAAAATAGAATTAACATACCAGTCGAAGCTTGGCGCCAAACCACCATTTACAGGAATTGGAGTAAAAGTAGCTGCATTGCCCGATGTTACTTTAGATTTTGAAGAAACAATACTAACCGACGGAGTTAATACCGTTGAGTTAATAGTTATATTTCCAGCTGGATTGGGATTATTTGTTACAGATTTTACACCTGCATTATTTCCGGTTATAGAAATTCCATTAACAGGAACTAAAGCATCCAACACATTTCCTCCACATACACCATTGTTAGCAATATCGTATGTAATAAAGAAATAAACGGGACTTAATTTTAAATCAGATACACCAGAAACTGAAAATACAATGGTCCCTGTTGGATTAGCAATGCTATCTTTAAGTATGGCTGATGAAAGATCATTGATGGTATTGTACCACAATTTAGCTTTAGTAATGTTCGAATTGTTGCTATTTGCCATGGTAAATGAAAGGGAATTTACTCCCCATCCACCTGAAGATTGACTAGCAACTCCTTCAAGCATTCCGTATAGTATTGGTTGATTTACTGCACCCGGTGCTACTGTTCCATTAACTTGAAAAAAGCTACTACTTCCATACTCATATCCTTTCACTACAATTGTTTTAACTGCAGAGCTAATAGTTTGTGGAGTTGCACAATCCAGATTGGATGTCATTGCACAAGACACTGTGGTATTTGCTTGCAAATTCGATAGCACATAAGCTCCTGTTGTTGAAACTGTATATAATCCATTTACATACCAAGCATAGGTTGGATTACTTCCTCCATTAACCGGGTGAGGAGTAAATGTAACCGAACTACCCGGTGTAACATTGTTTACATCTTCTGTAATTGAAACTGAAGTAAGCACTGGAGTTGCTATAATGGATTTATTTCCAAGAGGATTAGGATCATTCGTCGCCGATTTCTGACCACCGTTATTTCCACTAATTACAATGCCACCTGCAGGTATATGTGCATCTAAAACATTGGCATTACATGCATTATTTGCAATATCAAAAGCCAAGAAAAAATACACTGAATTTGCTCCTAAATTAGTAATGCCATTAAGCATAAAATTTATAGTACCAAATGGATTTACTATACTGTCTTTTAATATTGCTGTAGTAAAATCGTTGGTTGTATTGTAATATAATTTTGCAACACTAACGTTAGCATTGTCGGTATTGTCTAAGGCAAACGACAATTCGTTTACTCCCCAACCTCCACTAGAAGGAGAGGCAACACCATCGAACTTGCCATAAATAATTGCGTTCTTCTTTGAACCCGGTATTACAGTCCCTGTATATTGATAGAATGTACTGGACGCATATTCAAATCCTGCAAAAGAAACAGTAATAGTAAGTGTTTGGGAAGTATACTGTGCATTTGAACATGCCAGATTCGAAATCATTTTACAGTAAACTGAAGTTTGAGCTGTTACATTGTTAAGAGTAAAAGGCCCATTGTTGGTGGTGGTGAGAACATTGTTTACATACCAATTGTAAGTTGGATTAGTTCCTCCATTTACAGGATTTGGTGTAAAAGTTACCGATGCACCTGAATTTACATTTGTACTACTCGCGGAAATACTCACTGAAGGAACTGTAGTGGCAGTTGAAACAGTAAGATAGCCCGTAGGATTTGAACCGGAAGTAACAGATTTTACACCTGCAATATTTCCAACTACTGTAATACCACTTGAAGCAACAGAAGCATCAATTATATTTCCATTACAAACGCCGGAACCGGCCATATCATAGGTTAGGAAAAAATAAATTGAATTGAGCGCTTGATTTGTAACTCCTGGTATATTAAAAGTGATTGTACCTGTTGGATTTAGAACACTATCCTTTAATACAGCGGTTGAAAAATCATTCACTGTATTGTACCATATTTTTGCTTTTGAAATATTTGCAGAATTAAAACTGGTCATATTAAATTTTAACTGACTAATTCCCCAACCACCTGAATTATTGCTGGTTGTTCCATCAAACTTACCATATAATACAGGATTATTTTTAGAACCCGGAGCAACAGTACCTACAATTTGATAAAAGGTACTGCTTGCATACTTATACCCTGAAACTGAAATAGTTTTAGTTGCAGAAGTAGCTGTTCGTGGTGAAACACAAGCTAAGTTAGAAGTCATTATACAATAAGCAGTAGTAGTGCTAGTTATATTGTTGATGGTATATGCACCTGAATTAGTAGCTACCAATACACCATTTACATACCAAGCATACGTAGGATTAGATCCACCATTAACGGGAGTTGGAGTAAGTGTAACCGAACTTCCCGGCAATACATTGCTACTGCTACTAACTACAGTAACCGATGGCGTATAAACTTGTGTGGAAATAACTCGATTTCCACTTGGGTTTGAACCGGAGGTGACTGATTTTACACCTGCAATATTTCCATTAACTAAAATTGCTCCAGTTGGTAATGATGCATCTAGCGTATTTCCACAGTTTGCAACAGTTGCCACATCGTAAGTTAGGTAAAAATATACAGAAACCAGCTCTAAATTTGATACTCCAGGAATTGTAAACGTAATAGTTCCACTAGGATTTGAAATACTATCCTTCACCACCGCAGTGTTAAAGTCATTTACTGTATTATACCATAATTTAGCTTTAGTAACATTCGCATTATCGGTATTATTCAAGGTAAAAGAAAGCGTGCTAACGCCCCAACCACCAGAAGAAGTAGAAGTAGCTCCATCAAATTTACCATACAAGATGGGTTGATTTTTGTCACCCCAAAGTACATTGCCTGTATATTGATAAAATGCACTGCTTCCGTATTTAAATCCACCAACCGAAATAGTTTTGGTAGCTGAAGTAGCTGTAGCTGGTGATACACATGGTAAATTAGATGTCATTATACAATAAGCAGTTGTTGTTGCTGTTATGTTGGTTATTGTATAAGGTCCGTTGTTGCTGGCAACCAAAACACCATTCACATACCAAGCATAACTTGGATTGCTGCCTCCATTTGTTGGATTCGGTGTTAAAGTAACTGAAGCTCCGGGATTCACACTACTGCTGCTTGTAGTCACAGTAACTGCCGGTGCAAAAGTTGGTGCTGTTATAGTACGATTTCCACTTAAGCTTGTAGTAGTTGCAGATTTTTGTCCTGCAATATTTCCGGTAATAGTAATTGCTCCGGTTGGAACTGTAGCATCTAATACTGAATTATTACATGCCGCAGCAGCAATATCATAAGTTAGGAAGAAATATACCGAATTAGCATCTAAATTACTTACTCCATTAATGGCAAAAGTGATTGTTCCAGTTGGATTCGCAATACTATCTTTTAGAACTGCAGTGGCAAAATCGTTACTTGTATTGAACCACAGCTTAGCTTTGGTAACGTTAGCATTGTCGGTGTTATTCATTGTAAACGAAAGCGCACTAACGCCCCAACCACCAGAAGATGTAGTTGAAGAACCATCAAATTTGGCATACATAATTTGTTGGTTCTTTGCTCCTAGTGGAACGCTACCGGTTACTTGATAAAAAGTACTCGCAGAATATTTATGTCCTAAAATATTAATTGTTTTAGTTGCCGAAGTAGCAGTTAATGGTGATACACACGGCAGGTTGGAGGTCATTACACAATAAACAGTAGTTGTTGATGTAATTGAATTAATCGTATAAGCACCACTAGTAGTTGCTGCCAAAATTCCATTCACATAATAAGCGAAACTAGGATTGCTTCCTCCATTTACAGCAGTAGGTGTTACAGTTACCGAACTCCCTGAAGCAACATTGCTTGCGCTAGTTGTAAGTGAAACAGAAGGTGTAAAAGCAGTAGTTGAAATAGAGCGATTTCCGGCAGGATTGCTTCCACTTACCGGAGTTTTTACACCTGCAACATTTCCAATAACTGTAATTCCACCGGTTGGTATGGATGCATCTAAGGTATTACCATTGCAACCTGTAGCGGCAATATCATAAGTTAAATAAAAAAAGATTGATGTTAATTCAAGACTATCAACATCTGCAATCGAGAATGTAATTGTACCGGATGGATTCGAAATACTATCCTTTAGAATTGCAGTCGAAAAATCATTTACAGTATTGTACCAAATTTTTGCTTTTGTAACCGTTGCATTATCGGCATTAACCATATTAAATGACAAGGAACTTATTCCCCAACCGCCTACAAAAGTTGTGGTGGCTCCATCCACTTGTCCCCATAAAATTTGCTGGTTAATTGCTCCTAAACTTACCGGTCCGGTTACTTGGTAGAAACTAGATTGGCCGTACTTAAAACCAGCATTTGCTTGAAATACGCTAAAGAACAGTATGCTGAAAAATACTAAAGTGGTAATTTTTTTCATGGTAGAATTGATGCTATTCATAATTTTTGTGAGGGGTTAATTTTATTTTGCAAAGATAGTTAATAATCAGTTAGTTTGGATGAATTCAATCAGTTAAAATGATAAATAATGACGACAAATGTTAAATTTTTGTTTACCAATTTTTTCTGATTCCTTCATTCAAGTTTTATACGCCCGAACCTGCAGAAGGTTACAAAATGTAGAATAAAAATTTTTCTATGCAGAGTAAATTCCAAATTATTGAATGTAAATTTCACCTAGCAAAAGGATCCTTTCATTTATGTTGAATGCAACAATAATTATATTGTTTCTGTAACCAAATAAATTTACCTCGAATCATTAAAAGTATTGATAAAACTAGTTATTTAGCGTAACTAGTGTTACATAGTTTAATAAAAATGTAATATTATTGTAGTCGAAATAATTCATCACACCATAAATAAATGCACCCACGTTGCAATCACTTTTTTGTTTTTGTGTTATTATTTATATTGACTGGTTTTCGCAGTATTGCACAATCTTGTGCTTTTTCGTTGGGAAATGATACAGCAATCTGTCAGGGACTTCCAATAAATTTTTCGCTACTCGCTCCAACAGGAGCAACAGCTTATTTATGGGACAATAGTAGTACACTTGCAACCCGCACTGTTACTAACTATGGAACGTATTATTGTCGCTTAACAAAAAATGGAACTAATGTAATTACCAACGGCAATTTCAGTGCTGGAAATACCGGATTTACAAGTAGTTATACGCTAGGTCCAACCGGCTCACCTTGGGGTGTTGTTGGCGATCCAGGAGTATATGCCATTACTACTAATGCTAGTTTAGTGCATTCTAATTTCCCATCCTTTACTAACCATACTACCGGCGGTGGTAATATGATGGTTGTGAATGGCTCTTCAACTCCTAACGTTTCGGTTTGGTGTCAAAATATTGTGGTTACTCCCAACACCAATTATAATTTTTCAACATGGGCGGCTACCTGTGTAGCAGGCAGTATTGCGGAACTAGCGATTTTACAATTTTCAATAAATGGTTCTGTCATTGGAAGTCCATTTTCTCCTTCCTTAACTTCAGGGGTTTGGTCTCAGTTTAATGCTCAGTGGAATTCAGGCACCAATGTATCTGCAAATATTTGTATTGTAAATCAAAACGTTACTCCTTCGGGAAATGATTTTGCGATTGATGATATATTTTTTCAACCCATTTGTGTGTATACCGATACTATAAAAGTTATACCTAAGCCTTTTCCTACAGGTTATAGTGCAGGTAGAGATACTTCTCTTTGCGCCGGACAAACTGTTAGTTTAAGCGCTTTATCTGGAACCGCTACCGCATTCAATTGGACGAGCATACCTGCAGGATTTACTTCTAATTTGTTGCAACCACTTGTAGGTCCAACTGATACAACCAAATATGTATTAAGCGCCGATTTAAATGGTTGTAAAAAAACCGATACCTCCACTGTGTTTATCGAAAATACGCCTGTAGCTTATGCAGGATTAAACGATACTATTTGTGAAGGCAAACAATTTACCTTACAAGGAAATGCCGGTGGAGGACAACTAGTTTCATGGCAAAGTATACCGGTTGGATTTGCCTCATCGTTGGTGAATCCAGTTATACAACCGGTCGCAACAGCACTCTACGTTTTACTTTCATCAAATGGTTCCTGTAAAAGCAGCGATACTGTTGAAATTGTTGTAAACACCTCTCCTATTGCAGATTTTACAACAAGTGCTGCCGACTCGAGTTGTAATTCCTATTCGATTCAATTTACAAACAATTCAACAAATGCAAGCAGCTATGTTTGGGATTTGGGCGATGGGCAATTTTCGAGCGATTTTTCTCCTTTGCATACCTATACTGAACAATCAATTTTTCCTGTTAAATTACAAGCTAAAACTGCCGGTTGCATTGATACAAAAAACTTAGCATTAAAAATTTCATTTAGTGAAAATGCGCTGTTTGTTCCTAATTCATTTAGCCCCAATAACGATCAAAAAAATGACCGCTTTTTTATTCCTAAGGGTTGTCTTCAAACTGTATCTGTTTCTATCTATGACCGTTGGGGTTTACTGGTAAAAAAATGGGAAGGATTGGAAGGCAATTGGGATGGTAAAACTTCCGGATTGCCAGCCAGTGCCGGAGTGTACGTTTACCAATTAGATGGAATATACTTAAGTGGTGAAAAAGTAAAGAAAAAAGGAACCATTACTCTTTTTCGATAATCAATACTTTATCGAATAAATCAGCACAAAGTCATTTGTGCTATATTTGCCCACCGTTTTCAATTTTTAATTAAGTATGACTAAAATCGGAATCCTTAGAGAAGGTAAAATTCCCCATGATAAACGTGTTGCCTTTACACCTGAGCAATGCGCTTACATTAAAACATTTTTTGCACCAATTGATATTGTTGTACAACCTAGTGATTTTCGTTCTTACTCCAACGAAGAATACAAAAAGGAAGGGATTGTGCTTCAAGAAGATTTAAGCGATTGTGATATTCTAATTGGGATAAAAGAAGTACCAGCTACTGATTTATTGCCTAATAAAAAATACCTCTTCTTTTCGCATACCATAAAAAAACAGCCGCATAATAAGAAGTTATTGCAAGCTGCATTAAAAAACAAAATTCAATTAATTGATTACGAATGTCTCACCGATGGTGACCACAATAGAGTTATTGGTTTTGGTCATTATGCCGGTATAGTTGGAACCTATAATGGCATTTTGGGTTATGGAAAGAAATACAATTTGTTCGATTTAAAACCTGCACATTTATGTCACGATCGTGATGAATTAAAAAAAGAGTATTCGAAAGTTCGTTTGCCCAACATCAAAATTATAGTCACCGGAAATGGACGTGTTGCAAATGGAGCTATTGAAATGCTAGGTGCACTTGGAATCAGAAGAATTACGCCATTTGAATTTACTCATTATTCGTTTCGTGAACCTACGTATGTGCAACTTCATAGCAATAATTACAACGAGCCCTTAGATGGATCGGCCTGGAACACAGCTAATTTTTATAAACATCCGGAAAAGTTTAGAAGTACCTTTTACAAATTTAGTCAGCATTGCGACCTTTTGATACATTGCTCGTATTGGGCTCCAACTGCCCCTGTATTGTTTACAAAAAAAGACATGCATTCTAGGAACTTTAGAATAAGTGTAATTGCAGATGTTACTTGCGATATTAATGGTTCTATTCCTTCAACGACACAAGCCAGCACTATTGAAAATAAGTTTTATGGATATAATCCATTGACCGAATCAATTGACGATCCGTTTAATATTAATACCATTACCGTGATGGCGGTTGATAATTTACCTTGTGAATTACCTCGCAATGCTTCTGAAGATTTTGGAAAAGAATTAATTGAAAAAGTACTTCCATCCTTATTAGGGAGCGACAAGGAACAACTAATCGAAAGGGCTACAATTGCAAAAAATGGTGTATTAACCGAACCATTTAACTACCTATCTGATTATGCAGGTGTAGCTTAAAAGTGAGCTTCTGAAATTTTATCAATAATGAAAAAATCAATTTGTTTTATCATCAATCCTATATCAGGAACTGGAAAACAAAAACAAGTTGAACAACTTTTATCAGAAGTTTCTATTTCAGAGCGGTTCAGTTATGACATAGTGTATACTCAAAAGCCACATCATGCCACTGAACTAAGCAAAGCTGCTGTTGATAAAAACTACGATATTGTAGTGGCCGTTGGCGGTGATGGTTCAGTGAATGAAGTTAGTAAAGGACTGCTTCATTCAAGCACGAAACTAGGAATTTTGCCCTGTGGTTCCGGAAATGGCTTCGCCAGACATCTTTCAATTCCGATGGACTTAAAGGCTGCTTTGGATGTAATACTAAATGGAAATAGCCAATTGGTTGACTCGGGTGAAATTAATGGGCATCACTTTATAAATATTGCAGGAATAGGCTTTGATGCACACATTGCACACCTTTTTTCGAATTTTGGTAAGAGAGGCTTCCTCGCATATATTCAATTGGTTTTGAAGGAGTTTTTTAAATACAAAATGCAGTCCTATGAATTAAAAATAGATGCCGAAGGATTTATGCAAAAAGCTTTTCTACTAAGCTTTGCAAACGGTTCTCAGTTTGGGAATAATGCCTTTATATCTCCTAATTCAAAAATAAATGATGGAAGCGGGGAACTTTGTATTTTACAAAAAATACCTCTTTTACATATCCCCTATTTTGCTTATTTGTTATTTAGTAAAAAAGCACATAAGTCGCGATTTATTCAACATCTACAGTTTAAAAAACTGGAAGTAAAATCGGGTTCCGGAAAAATTCACTTGGATGGAGAAGCTTTTGAACTAGACCGAGAGTTTACAGTTACTATACTTCCCAACAGTTTACAGGTGTTAATCCCTTAAGTTGTATGCAACTCATCGAACCAACTAACTTTCTCAATTTTCCATCCATAGCTTGTTTTCCTTAATTGAAATTGTTTCACGCCTTTATCAAGGAATGCTTTTCCATCTCTAATACCCTGCTTCTGATAATTTGAAACTCGTATTGCTGTTGATGTATCAAGGGAAATAGTGCGGCTTAGTTCAAATTCTTCAAAATTTGTGTAGCTGCCATTATTTAAAATCTTTTGGCGTGATTCAATAAATTCGGTAAGTGAATGCTTTTCATTTCTATTTAACGTGGTGTTTTCGAAACTTGCACTCGGAAGGCAAAGTTGACTTAACTCATTGACACGATGTTGAACTGTTGTTGAACATGTGAATAGTGAGTAAAAATCAAAACAAAGTTTATCCAATTTACAACACTCCGAATTTATCGAAAACAACTGCAGCGAATCGTTATCGTGTGTAATTTTTTTTATAAATGAAAAACCTAATTTTTGCAAAAGTTGTATTGAGTTACTATTAGTAGCTAGCGTACTTGCGAGTATTTCCGGTGATGAATGCGTGGCACTTAAAGCAGCTAAAGAGCCAATAGTAGCTTCGTAGGCATATCCAAGTTTTGAATACTGTGGCAAAAAAGCAAAGCCTATATCGTGGTAATCCAGATAATCGCGTTTAATAAAAGTAATTACACCTATGCTAGTGGCAGTATCTTTTAATTTAACTGTCCAATAACTTACCGTTTTTGTTGCTTCAATTTTTTGAATGTAGGCACTTGCATCGTTGACTGAAGTAATATTACGATCGCCTATAAATTTTTTCCATGCATCGGTATTCAGCAATTCCAAAATAAATGGAGCATCGCTTTGGTCGAGCCGATATAGGACAAGACGTTGAGTCGTGCAAAAAGTTTGCAAGCTGATTTATTTTTTATAAAACGGAAGTTTAACAACCTTCGCTTTGATTTGTTTATCTCGTATTTCGATAAAAATTTCTGTATCAACTTTCGCAAATGCACTGGAAACATAGCCCATACCAATAGCTTTTGCTAAACTTGGAGATTGGGTTCCTGAGCATACTTTACCTATATTATTTCCTTGAACGTCCTTAATCAAATAATCGTGACGGGGAATTCCTCTATCAATAAGTTCAAAACCAACCAATTTACGGCTAACACCCTTTTCCTTTTGTTCTAAAAGAGCCTTACTATTGGTGAACTCTTTCGAAAATTTTGTAATCCAACCTAAGCCTGCTTCAATTGGCGATGTAGTATCATCAATATCATTACCATATAAGCAAAAACCCATTTCTAAACGCAAGGTATCACGAGCTCCTAAACCAACTGGAGCAATACCGAATTCTTTTCCTGCTTCAAAAATGGCATCCCAAATTTGATCGGCATACTGGTTTTCGAAATATACTTCAAAACCTCCTGCACCGGTATAACCGGTTGCCGAAACCAGAACGTTGTCAATACCAGCAAACTTACCTTTTGCAAAAGTGTAGTAAGGCATATCGATCAAATTCATATCGGTTAGTTTTTGCAAAGCAGAAGCAGCTTTTGGTCCCTG is a window encoding:
- a CDS encoding T9SS type A sorting domain-containing protein — protein: MKKITTLVFFSILFFSVFQANAGFKYGQSSFYQVTGPVSLGAINQQILWGQVDGATTTFVGGWGISSLSFNMVNADNATVTKAKIWYNTVNDFSTAILKDSISNPSGTITFSIADVDSLELTSIFFYLTYDIAATGCNGNTLDASIPTGGITVIGNVAGVKTPVSGSNPAGNRSISTTAFTPSVSLTTSASNVASGSSVTVTPTAVNGGSNPSFAYYVNGILAATTSGAYTINSITSTTTVYCVMTSNLPCVSPLTATSATKTINILGHKYSASTFYQVTGSVPLGAKNQQIMYAKFDGSSTTSSGGWGVSALSFTMNNTDNANVTKAKLWFNTSNDFATAVLKDSIANPTGTITFAINGVSNLDANSVYFFLTYDIAAAACNNSVLDATVPTGAITITGNIAGQKSATTTSLSGNRTITAPTFAPAVTVTTSSSSVNPGASVTLTPNPTNGGSNPSYAWYVNGVLVASNNGPYTITNITATTTAYCIMTSNLPCVSPATATSATKTISVGGFKYGSSAFYQYTGNVLWGDKNQPILYGKFDGATSTSSGGWGVSTLSFTLNNTDNANVTKAKLWYNTVNDFNTAVVKDSISNPSGTITFTIPGVSNLELVSVYFYLTYDVATVANCGNTLDASLPTGAILVNGNIAGVKSVTSGSNPSGNRVISTQVYTPSVTVVSSSSNVLPGSSVTLTPTPVNGGSNPTYAWYVNGVLVATNSGAYTINNITSTTTAYCIMTSNLACVSPRTATSATKTISVSGYKYASSTFYQIVGTVAPGSKNNPVLYGKFDGTTSNNSGGWGISQLKFNMTSFNSANISKAKIWYNTVNDFSTAVLKDSVLNPTGTITFNIPGVTNQALNSIYFFLTYDMAGSGVCNGNIIDASVASSGITVVGNIAGVKSVTSGSNPTGYLTVSTATTVPSVSISASSTNVNSGASVTFTPNPVNGGTNPTYNWYVNNVLTTTNNGPFTLNNVTAQTSVYCKMISNLACSNAQYTSQTLTITVSFAGFEYASSTFYQYTGTVIPGSKKNAIIYGKFDGVASPSSGGWGVNELSFALDNTDNANVSVAKLYYNTTNDFTTAILKDSIVNPFGTINFMLNGITNLGANSVYFFLAFDIANNACNANVLDAHIPAGGIVISGNNGGQKSATNDPNPLGNKSIIATPVLTSVSITEDVNNVTPGSSVTFTPHPVNGGSNPTYAWYVNGLYTVSTTGAYVLSNLQANTTVSCAMTSNLDCATPQTISSAVKTIVVKGYEYGSSSFFQVNGTVAPGAVNQPILYGMLEGVASQSSGGWGVNSLSFTMANSNNSNITKAKLWYNTINDLSSAILKDSIANPTGTIVFSVSGVSDLKLSPVYFFITYDIANNGVCGGNVLDALVPVNGISITGNNAGVKSVTNNPNPAGNITINSTVLTPSVSIVSSKSKVTSGNAATFTPIPVNGGLAPSFDWYVNSIFVATTSGAYTLTNITDTVEVYCIMSSDLACISTPTVSSSVVTVTITSAKYAQSRFYQVSGTLVPGAKNQQILWGQFDGTTTNNTGGWGVSQISFNMLNSNNTAVKAAKLYFNTVNDFSTAVLKDSIANPSGTITFSVPGVNNLDLDSYYFFLAYDISATICAGNTFDASIPTNAITVVGNIAGTKTPVSGTNPSGNRSFSGSPLVPSVTLTTSGTSTCTGAPVTFTPNPVNGGETPVYEWFVNNISVGTTTGDFVSTTLNNQDKVFCKMTSSLVCVSSPFATSSVKTITVSSYVLSASITGPTSVAQGTTATFTATVTNGGSTPSYQWYKNGVAINGATKSSMYNDFNVSGDRITCRITTSKSCTAPSQVISNEIQVATVQKERTAAILDFSSRNGEVFENNLFSAKHMFDVAGIPYVVSSSVATVQNYPFVLCTSWLDSVAFTAFEDSVISNYVKNGGVIILPRMKNNDLKFVFGIDGYANSNTRYQMSWNMGSNDASLRWFDDTLEQKISLGRNNNPTIFDTRSYITTSASPLAFYEDGGVAITKNQFGSGYAYALGMSIKDLILRPQLNLDYNAQRTFSNGFEPSADVFILWVKALFAQHVPYAVWKHTSPGDTKATIMMTHDIDAATSCLLMVPNADYEDSLNIRATYFITTHYIHDFIAGDFWNGYTTQRQYLVSKNQEVASHSVGHFPDMDIESIVAVGAVGNTVTNYLPHYNGNFTQGASVYGEVEVSKSLLDTELGINIKSYRPGYLYQHTQQINAMSDLGYKYSSSMSGNDVLTAFPYIAHKDMAFEGAVTNLYEIPMTISDAQVSDKVDSLNYPRHVSRWLYCVEKHMANGAPTNLLIHPTRNFKLQAERSFVSQLPNGLTFRTVNEFGEYWKMRNAVTYTSTVDATNHMTIIIPSNQLPLNEEFSMVVDNGQNLASITVKDQNGNTVQMLQDNWLENGVILYADNNSQFAAKKSFVSGKKQENASTNNEFNNDTYVRCYPNPFTFETTIVYLLKAKSEVVLEVYNVFGERIKTLVNSNESEGIHQVKFEAADLPAGVYYYQLTVDGKSKTEKIVLTE